The following nucleotide sequence is from Aspergillus luchuensis IFO 4308 DNA, chromosome 1, nearly complete sequence.
CGACCGATCAGACGCTTAGCATCGAAGACGGTGTTGTGGGGGTTCATGGCGACCTGGTTCTTGGCGGCATCACCGATGAGACGCTCGGTGTCGGTGAAAGCCACGAAAGAGGGGGTAGTGCGGTTACCCTGGTCGTTGGCGATGATTTCAATGCGGTCATCACGGAAGACACCCACACAGGAGTAGGTGGTTCCCAAATCGATACCGACAGCGGGGGCCATGATgaatgtgtatgtgtggtATGTGTTATGAGTGTAAGAGGAGGTTCGTTaagtgggagagagaagagggagaagggaattCGTTAGGAGAGAGTAGTGTACAAAACacaaaagaagaatgggaaGATTGGGGTataaagaggaagagattgatggagagaaaaagaaatcgagAGGGCGAGAATTTGTGCGAGAGCGAAAGCTGATATAGTGGCGGGCGGTGAGCTGCTGCTCCAGCGAAGCTTCTAGCAATTGCCCGTTTCGATGGGCATCCATCGGGTTCGACTGGCTTCCATCCGCGCCCCAGTCCTGCCCAGCATTCACTCGACCCTTCGAGAATTCACTCGTCAGGGTttaggggagaaggggggcaTGGGCATGATCTGGGGGGGAAGGCTACGATCTAACACTAGTTactatctccctccctctctctctctctctctgtgtgtgaTGCTACGATCTACTTCCCTGCAGCAttgaagatagatagatctAGAATGACTCTTTGAGGGGATTTTTTTGGTGGGCGGTTGGCGGGGTAATCCGGATGACGTAATGGGCAGAATCCGAATTTTCTTTGacattttattatttttgatttgattttaCAATCTTTGGTTCACAGCCATGACTCACTCGCGTGTAATTCACTTTTTTTGAGTTATTCTTCTTAGTTTACCATGTTAGTAgtgttttattattatctcatGATACTACTGTTTCCGAAAGAATGAATTCCCAAAATGAATTGCCGCCCAATCCCCCCTCTTCAATTCCTAACCTGAGAAGAATTGTGCAGATAGTAGTAGGATAGAAGTGCTAATTGTACAACATAGCTTACTCTGTACTCAATTCTCACCTTGTTTGGGGAAGATTTTGGACATCCATGGAATTGGGCAGAATAGAGGCCGTCATAATGACGCTGGTTCATATCattttctcctctctctttcttctttcttctcttcggagAATTTCGATGGATTTTCCATACTTccattcttgttcttttctttcccacgCATTCTTGGCCAGTCCAGAACTGTCACATGATTCGAGTCACTCTTTGACAAGGTACCTGGCACAACATGAAATTAGTTATAACTAACGAGTCTAGCCCCTTTCTAGCGGAGCCATCAATCGCTCCAGCAATATTCCTCAAGAATACTCCTTCAAAGAATCCATTACATTCCACATAATATTATTCCTCGTTTTTGTAGCTGTATATCCATCCTTTTGAGAAACTTCCACTCCAGCTACCCCTGCTGCTAAATCTTCCCCGCGAATCAAAATCCGTTGTCTGAGAAACCGCCGCTGCACTGCTCTCCAAACAAAACTTCTGTGGTTTGTCACTCTGCCAGTGTGCAGCAGTTCTAGTAGAACAAACTCATATCCTATTCGTAGTGACTATGTCTGATTATAGAGAGCAGTAATGGCAACTCCCTTGATTGCAGGGCCAGAACTTCTAACATTGTTTGTTATGAGCCCTCCCAACAGGGCAAAGCCCCATCACGGGAGCTGCAGCTGATCGCCACCCCTGGCAACCAATCATCGTCCCAATGCCCGCCGAGGTGAATCTCCCCTTGCGACAGGAACTGATCTTGCCTtgaagagtgagagagacAGACGGACAGAGAGACTGTGTGTTATCCTCGCTGCCCTTGACACCGCTGCCTACTTAAACTCCACGCTTCCTGCTATCCCCTGGTTTCGAATTTCCTGTTCCTTACGAATTTTCTCTTGCTCCGGAGtatttccttcctcctcgatTGGCTTTTGCCTTTAACTTCCAACACCCCTACCAATCCATCTTCAGAACCACCCTCCCGTGTACTACCACtactcctcttcttcattcatCATGGGTGACAACAACCAAGCTACCACCGGCTTCGACCCTGCCGCCAATGCTCCCGATGCTGCTGCCTGGgacaagggcaagggcaaggccacAGACCCCACCCAAGACATGCGcatggacgatgatgagagtGACGAGAGCGAGGCCGAAGAAATGGTGAGTTTCCTATCATCCACTGACTTGATCTCCCAAGTGGAACGTGTCCAGCTAACTGATTTCGTTCCTGTTCCGTTTAGGTCGATGATGGTATGATGCCCTGATTCTACTCTCCTCCGTTCATTGGACACGGATCTCTTGCTTCCTAGCTCGAACCCCATACTAACTGCGCATCTTCACTGCcagacgacgatgaagacaacGATAACTTGGAGCCTATCTCCTCGgagaacatcatctccggcGGCCGCCGTACACGCGGCAAGAACATTGACTTCCAAGCCGCCGCTGAGAGTCTGAAGGATGAGGGcatggacgaggatgacgatgaggacgacgACTACGTCGGCGctggtgatgacgacgaggacaaCAAGATGCAGGATTAGATTTTTGGATCAAGCTACAACGATACCAACACACACTTAGGGGCGGCGAGCGCACATGGGATTTGGGATGGATAGGCGCAGGGTCTGTTTTGAGGGTTTCTTCGGTTCCTTTATGCCGGTTACACTTTCATCTCTTAATCATATTAtgatgtttttcttttccaggtTTTGGGATGGATACGGATCATTATGATTGCCTATGCGCTTTTTTGTCATTCCAATGTTATTTCCCGATAGGCACACCCTGGACCCTTTTTCTCGCCGGGCCAGGTTCGGCTGCAACTATCGCCTCGCAATGGGGTTCAACTGAGCTATCGCCTCCATGCTAAACTCACCTCATGTTCTGCAGAGGGGATCTATATGCAAATATCtcgataataaaaaagaaccCATGTACATTGTACAAACAAATTTCTTCATAATGTAGAGCACCTGCTAGGTTGTACTTTCTAGAGAGTCACGTGAGCTACCCCGTGGTCTCCGGGGATGGCCAGCTATTAGCTCTCCGCCGCGATTTGTCCtcacttcttcctctcctcgaGAGCCTGCTCGCTCACCCATCGTTCCCCTGCTGTTTAGGGCCTCCGTCTTGCGACATGTGCCCCCGCTGGCTGTGATCGCCTCCTTTAAAATATCATTTCATATCCACCTTAAATCCTACAATTAATAATCTGACGATCTGTTATGGCTTCACGGTATGTTGACGTTATCCCATCTGTCCTTCGCCAGATACCCCAGCCGATACTGATTCTTGGCTTGTATGTAGATTCCCACGCTCCAACCTACACCAGCGCGATCCTCGTGCCTCCTCGTCCCTTTTCGATTCATACGGTGGCGGTTCTCGACCCGCCAGTAAATCCCCGGGCAGCGTAGGTGGTTACGGGTATGGAGGATACACGCCCCCGGCCGGGGATGGCTCCGTGAATGGCAACTCCAGGGGAGGCTTTCGTTCTGCGACCCCAAACGCCAAGTACGTTCTTACAACAATGGAGATAGAAGCTGGATTTAGACCTTCCCGTGCAAGAAGCTCACAATTCCGGTCTATAGGGGTCATTACTCCGACGCTGTACTCTCCCATCTAGAGTCTCAGAATGACGCAGAGGTCGAGGGAATCAGTGCCAAGGTCAAGATGTTGAAAGATGTGAGtttcgcttcttctgctcacCAAAATTGAGTATGTACACATGCTGATACCCCAATGATAGCTCACGGTTGCTATTGGCGACGAGATCCGGGATACCTCCACCATATCGGACCTCAATAACACCTTCGAAAACACTCGTGTTCGTCTCCGCGGAAATATGAACCGTATGCTGCGGATGGCAGAGCGCACCGGCGTTAGCTGGAAAGTGTGGctcgctttcttcttcgccgtcttcttgctctttttCTACGTCTGGCTGACGTGAGGGACGGgacatgctgctgctgttaaTCTAGCCAAGCATGATATTTCGGGAGCTCTATTGGCCCAGTGCGACGGTTTTTTCTCTTGGTATGGCTGTATAGCAGAGGGCCATGACCTTGAGCTATTTATCCATATACAGGGACACAATTGCGTCAATCCCTTCACCTTCATCCGCCCAGCTCCTTGCCCAGAGAACCCATGGCTTGAGGCCAAGGACGTTTCTTTCGACATCGACATAATTAGCATCTTTGCACATAAGCGGCCTATAGGAGCATacctattcttctttctttctcccgcGACCGACAGTTCTACCTGGCTGGGCATTCCTAAAGGTTGCATCCTTGTGCTCTACCGATGATAGTGCATGCTGGGAGTTTGGGCCTCTGCGATTTACGTTATGAATGCTTGCTTGTTCGGTCTGTTCGCCATACATAGGACGGCATCTGCTCCTCTGCTGTACAATGATATGTGAGATGTATAGTATACTAATTTCATACCCATCATGTCATCTACCTGCCTATCTACATGCATTTGATATCTGAACCTTTTCGTTTGCAATACGATAGACATCCTTGACCACTACCTTGAACGTCATTTGTACCATACGTAATAGTTATACATATAGAATGAGTCTATTAAATTCTGTATGTGCCCAAGACGCCGTCTTCGGTTTCATGCAATTATATAAGCACAATCATCCCTCCTTTTGCGATATACCCAGGACTCCATAACCCCATTCCGAGGAACTATAGTACACTCATGCATTTAACAAGTGAACTTGCAGTCATTCAAGGCTGTCTCTCGGCCCTCCCGTGCGCCGTCTCGGGAATCGACTAAAGAAACTCCGTCGGCTGCCCTGACTCGTCAAAGAAGCGCGGAGgtcttcatcgtcgacgAGCATGCTGCTAGTGTCAAAGGCATCTCCGCCACCACTCCACCTCTGTAGGAACCGCCGTTGGGCTTCGGTTTCCCTCTCCCGTCGTATCGGCGGTGGCAGGCCTCGACTGCTAGTTGTACTGGCACGGAAGCTCTGCGTAAAGGGGTCTTGCGAGAAGCtgacatcctcctcatcgtcaaaTTCGGCGTCGGTGTCGGTATGTTGccattcctcttcctgctctgACCGGTCCTCGACTGCCTCGGGGATGTCATCATCCAGGTCCCGATCCAtgtcttcctcgccttcgcTCATTCCCTCATCGTCGtaatcttcttcagctgcacTGGGGAAATCATTGTCCAGGTCCGGCTGATTGTCAAAGTCGTcattttcttcctccaagtcttcctcatccagatcatcatcgtccgGGAATGCTTCCGGAATATCATCGTCTAGATCACGTTCCATGTActctccctcatccacgacatcatcctcttccagcccttcctcgccttcctcaacCAGTCCATCAGCATCCGCGTCAGGGATATCATCGTCCAGATCTCTCTCCATGCCCGTGTCATCCtggccatcgccatcaaaAGTACCTTGCGTCTGGTTCCCGAGCTCGTCTAACCCATCCACGcccacctccgccgctgccgccgctgctctCTCTGCCGCTGCGGCGGCCAGCGCCTCTTCTCGTtctgcctcctcctctttcataCCCAGCATCGTTTTGGGACACCCGGCCGGCCTGATCCACGAGTATCCGAACGAGGCAATATTGTTCTTACGCGCACGTAGAGCCCGCTCTTCCAACAGAAGGGATGAAAGCATGTTTCCTGACGCAGAGGCTGAGGCACGTCCACCTAGCGCAGTAGAGCCATTGCGACGGGCATGTGGTTGTGTTTCTCCGGCGGACGGCTGGTGCTGGGAGGAGGTGCGGTAGGGTTGTGAGGAGCCGAACCAGAGTTCGTGAGACTATCATAGAAATAAATCAGCCAAGGATGCACTTCAATTGGAGGCCAAGGGTGTCTGTGTGAGGAGCTCGCAGAAGCTGATAGCACGTACATCGCGAGGTGTAATGAGTGGAAGGGAGAGCATTCTTGTTGGCGGTGCTATCCTGAGCTAACACAAGGAATATGGAAGTACTCGTTCAGACTCAATTGAATTGCAATGTATAGATGGAAAGAAGTTCGAGTGATTCGCACTCTATATAGGTCGGTTGGTTTTTATCGTGAGGTGGTTCTGAGCCAGAGTTGTTCCGTCGTCATGCGCAAGACCAGCTAGGCAATTTTATCGGAATTTAATCGAGTCGAATTTGTGCCGCTAGATCAGTAGTAAGAGACCACTGGTAGATAGCTGAAGGGGGTATCTTGAAATCTgtttggagaggaagaagcggaatTGGAGAAATCGGAGAGGTCGAGAGGGGAAACCAAAACAAAAGCAGACAAGCTCCCGCGCGGGGATCTCCCGACTTACCGCATCTGGCAGGATGCGTCTCGCCGCTTCCTTTTGCGATTACTCTTTTACTGGCGAACTGGTCACGCAGCAAGATTGGAGATCTGTGTAACCCTTTCATAGACACTAACAAGAAGAGTGTATATAAGTTTGTTGGAGATTGCTTTGGAGTCGATAGGACTTGCATTGTGTTGCTTCATGTCCCATCTAGTCCTCTgtactattttaataatatatattccgaGACTCAATTCCCGATTGTCACACTTCATACCTCGGACGGTACGAAGTAGTATTATCTAAATCGCCCATGATTCGACAACAGGAATTGAGCTGCATGGTACTTTGGGATTAGTATCGTGTGTTAAGCGGGGACTCCAGTCTACTACAGTACTAGATGAAGGATTCTGGCGAACTACTATTAACCTTACCCTCATAGAGACAAACTTCCCTGCACTTCCATCCTAGCGTCGGCCTCGTGTTGTGAGACAGACCATCCGGCTAAGTAGTAACACTGTATTATTCACAGAAGACTGGCTCATCGACTAACCAGTGACTCATGTCTCAAGTCTACTTGACTATCTACCGACGGGCAAATATTCGTCCCCCAAACGTGCAGGTCAAGACCATATTCTCCATCGATGATTGGATCACTGTGCATATTGACATTGCTGCTGGCTGGCCGCATTGCAGCATGTAGACAGAGGCTTGACTCTGGACACGCCGTAAGCAAGGGAAACCCTCATGCAATGCCTCTGTCTGCTTCAATGCGTCGCACCAGCCAGACCAGAAACAAGGACGCATGCACAGCAGCGGTTGTATGTATCTATCTCTCACCCACGCTCCGCACCAAGGCCCGCATCAGCCCACAGCGAGGCATCCGGGGTTCTCCGTAGTCCTGCATAGCTGCCGAGTATAACTGCGCAAAGATCACCTGAAGCATGAGCCTAGCCAGCTGTATGAACTGTgcaaagcagcaacagcgagCCGTGAGAAAATCAGGCCATGGACGGACTACTCTGCTCCACCAATTCGCACAGCTGTAGATGTTGATCTGACATCCTCGTCAGTGTCCTTCTGCAGGAGGGAAGCGTTGTCTtcaataaaagaaaattgtGGCAGTAGCAACTCAGAAATAGCCAGGATAGCCTGGAAAATTACACATGGTAGATCCAGATGCCATCCAGTCAGATGGAGACATTTTACTGGGTCTATGGCGCCTCTGCAGCGGGAGAGATGAATCAGAGTCACGCTGAAATTAATTCGGTCTGCATAAAGACCTACTAAACTAAACCAAACCGTTTGGTACCTTACCGGATGCTACTGGTGTTGTTTGTTCCTGTAATCACGAAAACCGACCTCCTGCTGGCCGCCCCCCCTCCTGCCCGGTTTTCGGTCGCTTCCGTTTGCCAGGCCCGAGAACTCCCGAGAGGTTGCAGGCTCCCGCTCCGTTGTCAAGGTCACATTCGGTGAGCCCAAAGCGGACAAGCCTGAACAGGAAGGATCGGGAGAAAACGGACACCGGAAACATTGGCATCTCCGCTCGGTCATGTGATGCCCGTCGCTCCAAAGCGGATCCTTTCAGTCTGCGGATTGCCAAAAGGCTGGCCCGAATCGAGGTCTGAGATGCGATGGATACGCGAAGGGGGAGAATCGGAACAGCAGTTGCACCTCTGGACAGAGGTAACACGGCAGCTTTGTTGCGTAATACTCCATCTCTCGATAGATCGATCCCCAGCAATGCACCAGACGCAGTCTTGCAATTAGTGATC
It contains:
- the CHZ1 gene encoding histone H2A.Z-specific chaperone CHZ1 (COG:S;~EggNog:ENOG410Q06F;~InterPro:IPR019098;~PFAM:PF09649); this encodes MGDNNQATTGFDPAANAPDAAAWDKGKGKATDPTQDMRMDDDESDESEAEEMVDDDDDEDNDNLEPISSENIISGGRRTRGKNIDFQAAAESLKDEGMDEDDDEDDDYVGAGDDDEDNKMQD
- the BET1 gene encoding SNARE domain- containing protein (COG:U;~EggNog:ENOG410PNJI;~InterPro:IPR039899,IPR039897;~TransMembrane:1 (i148-169o);~go_component: GO:0030173 - integral component of Golgi membrane [Evidence IEA];~go_process: GO:0015031 - protein transport [Evidence IEA]), translated to MASRFPRSNLHQRDPRASSSLFDSYGGGSRPASKSPGSVGGYGYGGYTPPAGDGSVNGNSRGGFRSATPNAKGHYSDAVLSHLESQNDAEVEGISAKVKMLKDLTVAIGDEIRDTSTISDLNNTFENTRVRLRGNMNRMLRMAERTGVSWKVWLAFFFAVFLLFFYVWLT
- a CDS encoding uncharacterized protein (COG:S;~EggNog:ENOG410PY2Q;~InterPro:IPR008402;~PFAM:PF05841;~go_component: GO:0005680 - anaphase-promoting complex [Evidence IEA];~go_process: GO:0030071 - regulation of mitotic metaphase/anaphase transition [Evidence IEA];~go_process: GO:0031145 - anaphase-promoting complex-dependent catabolic process [Evidence IEA]), which gives rise to MLSLPLITPRDSHELWFGSSQPYRTSSQHQPSAGETQPHARRNGSTALGGRASASASGNMLSSLLLEERALRARKNNIASFGYSWIRPAGCPKTMLGMKEEEAEREEALAAAAAERAAAAAAEVGVDGLDELGNQTQGTFDGDGQDDTGMERDLDDDIPDADADGLVEEGEEGLEEDDVVDEGEYMERDLDDDIPEAFPDDDDLDEEDLEEENDDFDNQPDLDNDFPSAAEEDYDDEGMSEGEEDMDRDLDDDIPEAVEDRSEQEEEWQHTDTDAEFDDEEDVSFSQDPFTQSFRASTTSSRGLPPPIRRERETEAQRRFLQRWSGGGDAFDTSSMLVDDEDLRASLTSQGSRRSFFSRFPRRRTGGPRDSLE